One segment of Pseudodesulfovibrio sp. 5S69 DNA contains the following:
- a CDS encoding response regulator transcription factor gives MAKKILIVDDEVHIKMLLEQTLEELEDEFEVDLYTASDGEEGLEFIRGKRPDLVFLDIMMPKMNGYEVCRIIKDDPSLKDVKIILLTAKGQEVDRKQGLELGAMMYMTKPFDPDEILRVSKELLEL, from the coding sequence ATGGCCAAGAAGATCCTCATAGTTGATGACGAGGTCCACATCAAAATGCTGCTCGAGCAGACGCTCGAGGAGCTCGAGGACGAGTTCGAAGTGGACCTGTATACGGCTTCGGACGGCGAGGAAGGGCTCGAGTTCATCCGGGGCAAGCGCCCGGACCTGGTCTTCCTCGACATCATGATGCCCAAGATGAACGGCTACGAGGTCTGCCGGATCATCAAGGACGACCCGTCCCTCAAGGACGTGAAGATCATCCTGCTCACGGCCAAGGGGCAGGAGGTGGACCGCAAGCAGGGACTGGAGCTGGGGGCCATGATGTACATGACCAAACCCTTTGATCCGGACGAAATTCTGCGCGTCTCCAAGGAGCTGCTCGAACTGTAG
- a CDS encoding sigma-54-dependent transcriptional regulator: MMSTKPDIPTILVVDDDESILEVLEARLLSAGLSPLLADRAETALEMLADEPVDLIVSDVKMPGMGGRGLLKEVMEHWPHIPIIMLTAHGTIPDAVGSIQNGAADYLTKPFDGKELVRRIRARLEARAASAPKPVQNSPQRSASPAAPTPHGLLGGQAPAMARFLERLDRVAKSTATVLLFGESGTGKELAARILHEGSPRSNGPFVVVDCGSTQPTLLESELFGHVKGSFTHAVKDKKGLIEEADGGTLFLDEIGNVSPDMQARLLRFLQEGTIRRVGDNRERSVTCRVVAATNADLPKMVADGTFREDLYYRLKVVTLTIPPLRERREDLPALAEGLLDRLCAGQGRPRADLSAEAMRLLESHTWPGNVRELENALEAALVFCDGELIEPADLQLETPPANAPAAAGTSLSLEDNERETIVRALEAAGGVKKDAADRLGISRRAIHYKIKKYGIGEE; the protein is encoded by the coding sequence ATGATGAGCACCAAACCGGATATCCCGACCATCCTGGTGGTCGACGACGACGAGAGCATCCTGGAGGTGCTCGAAGCGCGCCTGCTCTCCGCGGGCCTGAGCCCGCTGTTGGCCGACCGGGCCGAGACCGCCCTGGAGATGCTGGCCGACGAACCCGTGGACCTGATCGTCTCCGACGTGAAGATGCCCGGCATGGGCGGACGGGGGCTGCTCAAGGAGGTCATGGAGCACTGGCCGCACATCCCGATCATCATGCTCACGGCCCATGGGACCATACCCGACGCCGTGGGCTCCATCCAGAACGGGGCCGCCGACTACCTGACCAAGCCGTTCGACGGCAAGGAGCTGGTCCGCCGGATCCGCGCCCGACTCGAAGCGCGCGCCGCGTCCGCCCCGAAGCCCGTGCAGAATTCGCCCCAACGTTCCGCATCCCCTGCCGCCCCGACCCCGCACGGTCTGCTCGGCGGGCAGGCTCCGGCCATGGCCCGCTTTCTGGAACGGCTGGACCGGGTCGCTAAATCCACGGCCACGGTCCTGCTCTTCGGCGAATCGGGCACGGGCAAGGAGCTGGCCGCGCGCATCCTCCACGAGGGCAGCCCCCGGTCCAACGGCCCGTTCGTGGTCGTGGACTGCGGCTCCACCCAGCCCACTCTGCTCGAAAGCGAACTGTTCGGCCACGTCAAGGGGTCCTTCACCCACGCGGTCAAGGACAAGAAGGGACTCATCGAGGAAGCGGACGGCGGCACCCTGTTCCTGGACGAGATCGGCAACGTCTCCCCGGACATGCAGGCACGGCTGTTGCGCTTTCTGCAGGAAGGGACCATCCGCCGGGTGGGCGACAACCGCGAGCGGTCCGTGACCTGCCGGGTGGTGGCCGCCACCAACGCGGACCTGCCGAAGATGGTCGCGGACGGAACGTTCCGCGAGGACCTCTACTACCGCCTCAAGGTGGTCACCCTGACCATTCCGCCCCTGCGCGAACGGCGCGAGGACCTACCGGCCCTGGCCGAGGGGCTCCTGGACCGGCTCTGCGCCGGCCAGGGGCGGCCCCGCGCCGACCTCTCGGCCGAGGCCATGCGCCTGCTCGAATCCCACACCTGGCCGGGCAACGTCCGGGAATTGGAGAACGCACTGGAAGCGGCCCTGGTCTTCTGCGACGGGGAACTGATCGAGCCCGCCGACCTGCAACTGGAGACGCCGCCCGCCAACGCCCCGGCAGCCGCCGGGACCAGCCTGTCCCTGGAGGACAACGAGCGGGAGACCATCGTCCGCGCCCTGGAGGCCGCGGGCGGGGTCAAGAAGGACGCCGCCGACCGCCTGGGCATCAGCCGCCGGGCCATCCACTACAAAATCAAGAAGTACGGAATAGGCGAGGAATAG
- a CDS encoding HD-GYP domain-containing protein: MRNLLRKAAELAGGRCSLAISFEGEVAIVEGPAPAAAFGEDEPGVVGVPIRFDELHSGRLFMLMDEPEDRENHTKILNFISYSIQELVDMEYARRSIAEEALAKYRELALFHRSVPNINTSLHMRDVVNALIDECRLENYPGELGMIFLLEPSRKIFRLAVQFGFPFGTYLQPMVDSVLFHEVVASGRGEIVNDLEKEVRWDNELPGLGSMILIPINSPNRCEGVLILASRNTGVFEAAHRRSLSTLASVAGISVSNAFNFEGIQKLMNAILQALAEAIDSRDPYTAGHSERVAHLAVAFGHTLNEAGGYRGRVFSDDELREIYYAGILHDVGKIGIKEDVLTKRTRLPERRMDVVRARFQLLGQFDGFDWGHAFEQLCGVNKAMVPDETALEFVRELGGRVMRRNGTTLRYLYDDELENLLLSYGNLTRDERREIQRHPAESERILQHIPLQDSYANLLTIIRQHHERMDGSGYPDGLKGEEILAQSRLMAIVDIYDAVTQERHYKPAFTRSEAMKILRQEVDEGKLDSDLTDFFLNNIESIEMLSEQVKVTKGTHLSALGNLSSL; this comes from the coding sequence TTGCGCAACCTTCTCCGCAAGGCCGCCGAGTTGGCGGGCGGACGGTGCTCCCTGGCCATCAGCTTCGAAGGCGAGGTCGCCATCGTGGAGGGCCCGGCCCCGGCGGCCGCGTTCGGCGAGGACGAGCCGGGGGTGGTCGGCGTCCCCATCCGATTCGACGAGCTCCACTCGGGGCGGCTGTTCATGCTCATGGACGAGCCCGAGGACCGGGAAAATCATACCAAGATTCTGAATTTCATCAGCTATTCTATTCAGGAACTCGTGGACATGGAGTACGCCCGGCGGTCCATCGCCGAGGAGGCCCTGGCCAAGTACCGCGAATTGGCCCTGTTCCACCGCTCGGTGCCGAACATCAACACCTCCCTGCACATGCGCGACGTGGTCAACGCGCTCATCGACGAATGCCGCCTGGAAAACTATCCCGGCGAGCTGGGCATGATCTTCCTGCTGGAGCCCTCCCGCAAGATATTCCGCCTGGCCGTGCAGTTCGGCTTTCCCTTCGGCACCTACCTGCAGCCCATGGTGGACAGCGTCCTGTTCCATGAGGTGGTTGCTTCGGGCCGGGGCGAGATCGTCAACGACCTGGAAAAAGAGGTCCGCTGGGACAACGAGCTGCCCGGCCTGGGGTCCATGATCCTCATCCCGATCAACTCGCCCAACCGCTGCGAGGGCGTGCTCATCCTGGCCTCCAGGAACACCGGGGTGTTCGAGGCCGCGCACCGGCGCAGCCTGTCCACCCTGGCCTCGGTGGCGGGCATCTCGGTCTCCAACGCCTTCAACTTCGAGGGCATCCAGAAGCTGATGAACGCCATCCTCCAGGCCCTGGCCGAGGCCATCGACTCGCGGGACCCGTACACGGCGGGCCACTCCGAGCGCGTGGCCCATCTGGCCGTGGCCTTCGGGCACACCCTGAACGAAGCCGGGGGCTACCGGGGACGGGTCTTCAGCGACGACGAACTGCGTGAGATTTATTATGCGGGCATCCTGCACGACGTGGGCAAGATCGGCATCAAGGAGGACGTCCTGACCAAGCGCACCCGGCTGCCCGAGCGGCGCATGGACGTGGTCCGGGCGCGGTTCCAACTCCTGGGCCAGTTCGACGGGTTCGACTGGGGGCATGCCTTCGAACAGTTGTGCGGCGTGAACAAGGCCATGGTCCCGGATGAGACCGCCCTGGAATTCGTCCGCGAGCTTGGCGGCAGGGTCATGCGCCGGAACGGGACCACCCTGCGCTACCTCTACGACGACGAGTTGGAAAACCTGCTGTTGTCCTACGGCAACCTGACCCGCGACGAGCGCCGGGAGATCCAGCGCCACCCGGCCGAAAGCGAGCGCATCCTTCAGCACATCCCCTTGCAGGATTCCTATGCCAACCTGCTGACCATCATCCGCCAACACCATGAACGCATGGACGGATCGGGCTACCCCGACGGGCTCAAGGGCGAGGAGATCCTGGCCCAGAGCCGGTTGATGGCCATTGTGGACATCTACGACGCGGTCACCCAGGAGCGCCACTACAAGCCCGCCTTCACCCGCAGCGAGGCCATGAAGATCCTCCGCCAGGAGGTGGACGAGGGTAAGCTGGACAGTGACCTGACTGACTTCTTCCTGAACAATATCGAGAGCATCGAGATGCTCTCCGAGCAGGTCAAGGTGACCAAGGGCACGCACCTGTCGGCCCTGGGCAACCTGTCCAGCCTCTGA
- a CDS encoding ATP-binding protein, translated as MAAIRGMSLFKKTGLIVFCLFGVIASLTSAMTAWTLYGMMTREYVSKGTAIAQSIAGASQEILLNRDAATVQSMIDQYLDIEGVAYVFVVDADGLVVSHTFVPEFPPMLHEVRGLKHETTISSLVIPPYGRVLDICTPILAGLAGHVHVGMGKELIMAYFWKVVFRMQILLFFIFWGCVGILYLMMRRVSRPLGQLTDFARKLAAHDFSATIDIRTRDELAVLGRAMMSMGQELALLFSEMESEVGKATADLRDHMAYLAAIIDNLADGLLVVDVTGAVSVINPAMREFFDLGDTPCKGRSPARLFPEEVTAMADRIRRCTTDVLSAEIPLARGRTGKAVGSSIFAETPDRQCLGGVLLIRDITREKELDQLKTDFISTVSHELRTPMTSVLGFSKIIRKKLDRAVFPLLDGEKSVEKPISQVRGNMDIIVAEAERLTELINDVLDIARMEAGEIQWRDENVSMAGILHQSVEATRGLWEAKGLEVEVDAAEGLPMVRGDRDRLVQVVVNLLSNAVKFTDVGPIRCSAVREGEYVRGSVADNGSGIDMADMRMVFDKFKQVGDTLTGKPEGSGLGLPICRQIVERHGGSIWVESEPGRGSVFSFTIPLAGLEPLVIPEGASAPCRGAGDAPGGRARTSPLVLVVDDDPSLIEYLSQVFEEQGFTVCEAANGPDAVAVARSVLPDLITMDIMMPGMDGREVIARLRAMDETRDIPILVITALSGTEGEAGDMALVKPVDDATVLEAAEALLRGKAYGAACIVLGGHRECDLNGLRVMCAGEVTFATAEEFWPLVEDGFRGTVFVSSEVVGEVELERLARLDGVSVIILPPFACRG; from the coding sequence ATGGCAGCGATAAGGGGCATGTCCCTGTTCAAGAAGACCGGCCTGATCGTGTTCTGCCTGTTCGGGGTCATCGCGAGCCTGACCTCGGCAATGACCGCCTGGACCCTGTACGGGATGATGACCCGTGAATACGTCAGCAAGGGTACGGCCATCGCCCAATCCATCGCCGGGGCCAGCCAGGAGATTCTGCTCAACCGCGACGCGGCCACGGTCCAGTCCATGATCGACCAGTACCTGGATATCGAGGGGGTGGCCTATGTCTTTGTCGTGGACGCCGACGGGCTGGTGGTCTCGCACACCTTCGTGCCCGAGTTCCCGCCCATGCTGCACGAGGTCCGGGGGTTGAAGCACGAGACGACCATCTCCTCCCTGGTGATCCCCCCCTACGGGCGGGTCCTCGACATCTGCACGCCGATCCTGGCCGGGTTGGCCGGGCATGTGCACGTGGGCATGGGCAAGGAGCTGATCATGGCCTACTTCTGGAAAGTGGTCTTCAGGATGCAGATCCTGCTCTTTTTCATCTTCTGGGGGTGCGTGGGCATCCTCTACCTGATGATGCGCCGCGTCTCCCGTCCCCTGGGGCAACTGACCGACTTCGCCCGCAAGCTGGCCGCCCACGATTTTTCGGCGACCATCGACATCCGCACCCGGGACGAGCTGGCCGTGCTCGGCCGGGCCATGATGTCCATGGGCCAAGAGCTTGCCCTGCTCTTCTCCGAGATGGAGAGCGAGGTGGGCAAGGCCACCGCCGACCTGCGCGACCACATGGCCTACCTGGCGGCCATCATCGACAACCTGGCCGACGGGCTGCTGGTGGTGGACGTGACCGGCGCGGTCTCGGTCATCAACCCGGCCATGCGCGAATTCTTCGACCTGGGCGACACGCCGTGCAAGGGCCGGTCCCCGGCCCGGCTCTTTCCCGAAGAGGTCACGGCCATGGCCGACCGGATACGGCGCTGCACCACCGATGTGCTGTCCGCCGAGATTCCCCTGGCGCGCGGGCGGACCGGCAAGGCGGTGGGCTCGTCCATCTTCGCGGAGACCCCGGACCGCCAATGCCTGGGCGGGGTCCTGCTGATCCGCGACATCACCCGCGAGAAGGAGCTGGACCAGCTCAAGACGGATTTCATCTCCACGGTCTCTCACGAATTGCGCACGCCCATGACCTCGGTGCTCGGCTTTTCCAAGATCATCCGCAAGAAGCTGGACCGGGCCGTGTTCCCTCTGCTCGACGGGGAAAAGAGCGTGGAGAAGCCCATCAGTCAGGTGCGCGGCAACATGGACATCATCGTGGCCGAGGCCGAACGGCTGACCGAGCTGATCAACGACGTCCTGGACATCGCCCGCATGGAGGCCGGGGAGATCCAGTGGCGGGACGAGAACGTGTCCATGGCCGGGATCCTGCACCAGTCGGTGGAGGCCACGCGCGGCCTGTGGGAGGCCAAGGGGCTCGAGGTCGAGGTCGACGCCGCGGAGGGGCTGCCGATGGTTCGCGGCGACCGCGACCGGCTGGTCCAGGTGGTGGTCAACCTCCTGTCCAACGCGGTCAAGTTCACCGACGTGGGGCCCATCCGCTGCTCGGCGGTGCGCGAGGGCGAATACGTGCGGGGCTCGGTGGCGGACAACGGCTCGGGCATCGACATGGCCGACATGCGCATGGTCTTCGACAAGTTCAAGCAGGTGGGGGACACCCTGACCGGCAAGCCCGAGGGGTCCGGCCTGGGGCTGCCCATCTGCCGCCAGATCGTGGAGCGCCACGGCGGATCCATCTGGGTCGAGAGCGAGCCGGGCCGGGGCAGCGTCTTTTCCTTCACCATCCCCCTGGCCGGGCTGGAGCCCCTGGTCATTCCGGAGGGCGCGTCCGCCCCCTGCCGCGGGGCCGGGGACGCACCGGGCGGCCGGGCGCGGACATCCCCCCTGGTCCTGGTGGTGGACGACGACCCCTCCCTCATCGAATATCTCTCCCAGGTCTTCGAGGAGCAGGGCTTCACGGTGTGCGAGGCGGCCAACGGCCCGGACGCGGTGGCCGTGGCCCGGTCCGTGCTGCCCGACCTGATCACCATGGACATCATGATGCCGGGCATGGACGGCCGCGAGGTCATCGCCCGGCTGCGGGCCATGGACGAGACCCGGGACATCCCCATCCTGGTCATCACCGCCCTGAGCGGAACCGAGGGCGAAGCCGGGGACATGGCCCTGGTCAAGCCCGTGGACGACGCCACGGTGCTCGAGGCCGCCGAGGCGCTGCTCCGCGGCAAGGCCTACGGCGCCGCCTGCATTGTGCTCGGCGGGCACAGGGAATGCGACCTGAACGGGCTGCGGGTCATGTGCGCGGGCGAGGTGACCTTTGCCACGGCCGAGGAGTTCTGGCCCCTGGTGGAGGACGGGTTCCGGGGCACGGTGTTCGTCTCCTCAGAGGTCGTGGGCGAGGTGGAGCTGGAGCGGCTGGCGCGGCTCGACGGGGTGTCGGTCATCATCCTCCCGCCCTTTGCTTGCAGGGGATGA
- a CDS encoding acylphosphatase, producing the protein MLSYTCVVEGKVTGGNFQSWVQDMAQQLGLTGWVRNIADRKAEILLQGDADKFNSFREHLLAEAPIVDRGEITCNTIEYDKVFNVFEIRG; encoded by the coding sequence ATGCTGAGCTACACATGCGTTGTCGAAGGAAAGGTCACGGGCGGCAATTTCCAATCCTGGGTCCAGGACATGGCCCAACAGCTCGGGCTGACCGGCTGGGTCCGCAACATTGCCGACCGCAAGGCCGAGATTCTGCTCCAGGGAGATGCCGACAAGTTCAACTCCTTCCGCGAACACCTCCTGGCGGAGGCCCCCATCGTGGACCGGGGTGAAATAACCTGCAATACCATTGAATACGACAAGGTCTTCAACGTCTTTGAAATCCGGGGCTGA
- a CDS encoding HAMP domain-containing sensor histidine kinase: MPKARHLNIATKLTIWACSLIAVFFATSAYLFHQVRRDAEISSLMVTENHDLDSAIQRMLERLYNVQNNIRRYRILGGDQAAVGFIVEDLTRFGEILNKTIEKHPRYADEWKELTSEYEITLDPANTPGENLTPDDTVSNWTDILEQSLLDNQADTEARLTSLRDAGRHAADVGMYGLAFCLVLGVGGSLFLAYTLNRSLGEVRRGIRELGTGATPRDVRILSNDELGELALAFNAMASRLRREERMRADFIAMLSHEIRTPLTSVREAVDLIGAGTFGEVNEKQKRFLDIAEQEAERLSDLLARLLSVSRMETQELELNPERVDAAALVDSALERLAPTARGADATLEAEVEPGLAVTADPAHVSQVLTNLVGNAIKFSGRGGVVRVNAARNGGEALFRVRDNGPGIPEDERERIFLKYYREPGVRGSIDGAGLGLAISRRIVLAHGGRIWVESEPGQGSTFCFTLPATA, translated from the coding sequence ATGCCCAAGGCCCGCCACCTGAACATCGCCACCAAGCTGACCATCTGGGCCTGTTCCCTGATCGCGGTGTTCTTCGCCACCTCGGCCTACCTCTTCCACCAGGTCCGCCGGGACGCGGAAATCTCCAGCCTCATGGTCACCGAGAACCACGACCTGGACTCGGCCATCCAGCGCATGCTCGAACGGCTGTACAACGTGCAGAACAACATCCGCCGCTACCGCATCCTGGGCGGCGACCAGGCCGCCGTGGGCTTCATCGTCGAGGACCTGACCCGGTTCGGCGAGATCCTCAACAAGACCATCGAGAAGCACCCCCGCTACGCCGATGAGTGGAAGGAGCTGACCTCGGAATACGAGATCACCCTGGACCCGGCCAACACCCCCGGCGAGAACCTGACCCCGGACGACACGGTCAGCAACTGGACCGACATCCTGGAGCAGTCCCTGCTCGACAACCAGGCCGACACCGAGGCGCGCCTGACCAGCCTCCGCGACGCGGGCCGCCACGCGGCGGACGTGGGCATGTACGGCCTGGCCTTCTGCCTGGTCCTCGGCGTGGGCGGCAGCCTGTTTCTGGCCTACACCCTGAACCGCTCGCTCGGCGAGGTGCGCCGGGGCATCCGCGAGCTGGGCACCGGGGCCACGCCCCGCGACGTGCGCATCCTGTCGAACGACGAACTGGGCGAGCTGGCCCTGGCCTTCAACGCCATGGCCTCGCGGCTGCGGCGCGAGGAGCGCATGCGCGCCGACTTCATCGCCATGCTCTCCCACGAGATCCGCACCCCGCTGACCTCGGTGCGCGAGGCCGTGGACCTCATCGGGGCCGGGACCTTCGGCGAGGTCAACGAGAAGCAGAAGCGGTTCCTGGACATAGCCGAGCAGGAGGCCGAACGGCTGTCCGACCTGCTCGCCCGGCTGCTGTCCGTCTCGCGCATGGAGACCCAGGAGCTGGAGCTGAACCCGGAGCGCGTGGACGCGGCCGCACTGGTGGATTCCGCCCTGGAGCGGCTGGCACCCACGGCCAGGGGGGCCGACGCGACCCTGGAGGCCGAGGTCGAGCCCGGGCTGGCCGTGACTGCCGACCCCGCGCACGTCAGCCAGGTGCTGACCAACCTGGTGGGCAACGCCATCAAGTTCTCCGGCCGGGGCGGCGTGGTCCGGGTGAACGCCGCGCGCAACGGGGGCGAGGCGCTCTTCCGCGTCCGCGACAACGGGCCGGGCATCCCCGAGGATGAGCGGGAACGCATCTTTCTCAAGTACTACCGCGAGCCCGGCGTGCGCGGCAGCATCGACGGAGCCGGGCTGGGCCTGGCCATTTCCCGGCGCATCGTCCTGGCCCACGGCGGGCGTATCTGGGTCGAGAGCGAACCGGGCCAAGGCTCCACCTTTTGTTTCACCCTGCCCGCAACCGCCTGA
- a CDS encoding FmdB family zinc ribbon protein, with the protein MPIYEYQCQSCHAIFEEWQSGFEDQEVPCPECGGESKKLISHSSFHLKGGGWYADGYGGHSAGNQPGEAQTPADKAGSDAAAKPESAPASTCPAKSDTSSAGSAS; encoded by the coding sequence ATGCCTATCTACGAGTACCAATGCCAATCCTGCCACGCCATTTTCGAGGAGTGGCAGTCCGGGTTTGAAGACCAGGAAGTGCCCTGCCCCGAATGCGGGGGAGAGTCCAAGAAACTCATTTCACATTCCTCCTTCCATCTGAAGGGGGGCGGCTGGTACGCCGACGGCTACGGCGGACACAGCGCCGGGAACCAGCCCGGCGAAGCGCAGACGCCCGCCGACAAGGCCGGTTCCGACGCAGCGGCCAAACCCGAATCGGCCCCGGCCTCGACCTGTCCCGCCAAGTCGGACACGTCCAGCGCGGGGTCCGCGTCCTAG
- a CDS encoding DUF885 family protein, translated as MKPAVAKKFFAYLAKHYPVMCASGAFPLMPPVADASKWLDRLDDLSGRSIARHVAALQTFRQNFLVEADKATDPADKARALTLAMNAGGVIAELDGIRAWEHAPELYLQVAFTGLEQAADLPAKNDRARQKRFISRLKAIPALLTQATENIEAASTASRATSQTMIRDCARYLTELGGQELGKAGKTPRFLADALAALREYDRFVTSRPEIPDPDGPSFRYTAEHVLGTDRSVNELRDLAEAEFEARLTSLHRLEAEIGGGTWRELYEGYEGPPADGLAPLDLIIREIHRLRAFVLEGPLAGVFADSGLRIDPQPRHLASTLRPIHHDPVLGAWENEPSRCYVNPQIFSGNRFRDTPAHLARMRREFPFLAAAQTYPGRHLLDSQRRALADPCLCQVTNPVFVAGWLAFAEHLLDELGYLETDLDRLVRHVRGLRRAALARIDTELAVGGLDQDHCLDILDRAGFTREEALGEVRLIRTAPGHRTMPVLGLHELTELRREWRLDLPLFCKALFADGQLPLSIIARRPVR; from the coding sequence ATGAAGCCCGCAGTTGCCAAGAAGTTCTTCGCCTACCTGGCCAAGCACTATCCGGTAATGTGCGCCTCCGGCGCCTTCCCGCTCATGCCCCCCGTGGCCGACGCTTCCAAGTGGCTGGACCGCCTGGACGACCTTTCCGGCCGGTCCATCGCCCGCCATGTGGCCGCGTTGCAAACCTTCCGGCAGAACTTCCTGGTCGAGGCGGACAAGGCCACGGACCCGGCGGACAAGGCGCGGGCACTGACCCTGGCCATGAACGCGGGCGGGGTCATCGCCGAGCTGGACGGCATCCGCGCCTGGGAGCACGCCCCGGAACTCTACCTGCAGGTGGCCTTTACCGGGCTGGAACAGGCCGCCGACCTGCCCGCCAAGAACGACCGGGCGCGGCAGAAGCGGTTCATCAGCCGCCTCAAGGCCATCCCCGCCCTGCTGACCCAGGCCACCGAGAACATCGAGGCCGCCAGCACGGCCAGCCGGGCCACTTCCCAGACCATGATCCGGGACTGCGCCCGCTACCTGACCGAACTGGGCGGCCAGGAGCTGGGCAAGGCGGGCAAGACCCCCCGCTTCCTGGCCGACGCCCTGGCGGCCCTGCGCGAATATGACCGCTTCGTCACTTCCCGGCCGGAAATTCCCGATCCCGACGGCCCTTCATTCCGCTACACTGCGGAGCATGTGCTGGGCACGGACCGCTCCGTCAACGAGCTGCGCGACCTGGCCGAGGCCGAATTCGAGGCCCGGCTGACCTCGCTGCACCGGCTTGAGGCCGAGATAGGCGGGGGGACCTGGCGGGAGCTGTACGAGGGATACGAGGGCCCGCCCGCCGACGGCCTGGCCCCCCTGGATCTGATCATCCGCGAGATACACCGGCTACGCGCCTTTGTGCTGGAAGGTCCCCTGGCGGGCGTGTTCGCCGACTCCGGTCTGCGCATCGATCCCCAGCCCCGGCACCTGGCCTCCACCCTGCGCCCCATCCACCACGACCCCGTGCTCGGGGCCTGGGAAAACGAGCCGTCCCGCTGCTACGTCAACCCGCAGATATTTTCCGGCAACCGGTTCCGCGACACCCCGGCCCACCTAGCCCGCATGCGCCGCGAATTCCCCTTCCTGGCCGCGGCCCAGACCTACCCGGGCCGCCACCTGCTCGACTCCCAGCGCCGCGCCCTGGCCGATCCATGCCTATGCCAGGTGACCAACCCCGTGTTCGTGGCGGGCTGGCTGGCCTTTGCCGAACACCTGCTGGACGAACTGGGCTACCTGGAGACCGACCTGGACCGGCTGGTCCGCCACGTGCGCGGCCTCAGGCGGGCGGCCCTGGCCCGCATCGACACCGAGTTGGCCGTGGGCGGTCTGGACCAGGACCATTGCCTGGACATTCTGGACCGCGCCGGATTCACCCGCGAGGAGGCCTTGGGCGAGGTCAGGCTGATCCGCACGGCCCCCGGCCACCGGACCATGCCCGTGCTCGGCCTGCACGAGCTGACCGAACTGCGCCGCGAGTGGCGGCTGGACCTGCCGCTCTTCTGCAAGGCCCTGTTCGCGGACGGACAGTTGCCCCTGTCCATCATCGCCCGGCGCCCGGTGCGCTGA
- a CDS encoding chemotaxis protein has translation MSETKILLESGTNELEIVEFYLDESRASGDYRGYYGINVAKVLEIIQRPELTEMPEAAHASVLGAFNLRNEIIPLIDLAGWLHKNRAEKEPPKVIVTEFNRTKSAFLVSGVTRIHRIGWQEVEAPTNYVSSLTVNSITGVVKIAGRITFILDMEKICMDLNPGGEPDLEATDTVREAIAHKTYRVLLADDSNMARKMIANIMTSAGFKVHTEENGELALQYLLKIKALAEAEGHPLDKYVNLVVSDIEMPSMDGHTLTRRIKDDTGLRHLPVILCSSIITETLHHKGIAVGADAQVSKAELGELAPRALKLLEEQAG, from the coding sequence ATGAGCGAAACCAAGATCCTGCTGGAGTCGGGCACCAACGAGCTCGAGATCGTCGAATTCTATCTCGACGAATCGCGTGCGAGCGGCGACTACCGGGGCTATTACGGCATCAACGTGGCCAAGGTCCTGGAGATCATCCAGAGGCCGGAACTGACCGAGATGCCCGAAGCGGCCCACGCGTCCGTGCTCGGGGCCTTCAACCTGCGCAACGAGATCATTCCGCTCATCGACCTGGCCGGGTGGCTGCACAAGAACCGCGCCGAGAAGGAGCCGCCCAAGGTCATCGTCACCGAATTCAACCGGACCAAGAGCGCCTTCCTGGTCTCGGGCGTGACGCGCATCCACCGCATCGGCTGGCAGGAGGTGGAGGCCCCGACCAACTACGTCTCCTCCCTGACGGTCAACTCCATCACCGGTGTGGTCAAGATCGCCGGCAGGATCACCTTCATCCTGGACATGGAAAAGATCTGCATGGACCTGAACCCCGGCGGCGAGCCGGACCTGGAGGCCACGGACACGGTCCGCGAGGCCATCGCCCACAAGACCTACCGGGTGCTCCTGGCCGACGACTCGAACATGGCGCGCAAGATGATCGCCAATATCATGACCTCGGCCGGATTCAAGGTCCACACCGAGGAAAACGGCGAGCTCGCCCTGCAATACCTGCTCAAGATCAAGGCCCTGGCCGAGGCCGAGGGTCATCCCCTGGATAAATACGTCAACCTGGTGGTCTCGGACATCGAGATGCCCTCCATGGACGGCCATACCCTGACCCGGCGCATCAAGGACGACACAGGCCTGCGCCACCTTCCGGTCATCCTCTGCTCCTCCATCATCACCGAGACCCTGCACCACAAGGGCATCGCCGTGGGCGCCGACGCCCAGGTGTCCAAGGCCGAACTGGGCGAACTCGCGCCCAGGGCCCTGAAACTGCTCGAAGAGCAGGCCGGCTAG